A segment of the Panicum hallii strain FIL2 chromosome 1, PHallii_v3.1, whole genome shotgun sequence genome:
ACGTTTCTCTGATGGAGCACCAGAGCCTGAACCCCCTGATCCAAATCCTGAACCTGGTGTGCTGACCATGGTTCCCATCCCCGAGTTCGACGAGTGAGGCGTTGATGATGAAGAGGGCGATAACCCGAGAGTCACCGCCCCATCAGGCTTATATTTCCTTGGCCTCCCCCGCTTCTTCTTCACCTGCTCATCCTGGCCAGCCACACTCCCCTGATCCCCCTTAGCATCAGCACTCACGGCCACACCCATGCCAATGTCCATAGCACCGCCGGAGCTGGCGCCGCCACCGGCACTGTGCTGCGCCACAGGAGGTGAGGCCTCAACATGGTGGTACCCCTGCCCAATGTGGGGGCCACCGACGTGCGGGGTCTGGAATGCGTACCCCGCAGAGACTGCATCAAGATGCTGCCGGTATCCGCCGGGCGGCGGGCCGTGGAGCCCCGGCGAGTGGCTGGGGACGCCCGGAGCCCCGATGCCCCGGTGCTGCGCGTAGAACGAGAAGTTGGGCCCCGACGCCACCGTGGACTCCCTCCCGTCCATTCATAGGAATGGGCAGCGCCGCAGAGCTCCCCCTCAGCGCCAAGCCGCCAACCCACCACCAATACGCAGGGACCAAGCCTAGTTGCAAGAAACGGCACAAAGGTGGCTACTTTCTTTCAGTATTCGAGATCAGATGCTTCTGAAAGGTATTGAAGCGAGCAAATGGGCGCAAGAATCTCAACTCTGAGGATCTTCTCCCCGAACTGTCGCACAAAACTGCTATGCTTCTCGCGAGACGAGGCAAGATCAGATCGACGAACGCGAGATCTCAAGGAAGCGGTGAAATTTCCGGGAACGGAAGGAATGAAACGCAAGAAATGGGTGAGGAAGAAAAAAAATTCCGATCTTTGCAACAAATGGGCGAAAGGAGGGGATTTGTGCGAGCTTTCGGCGAAGACCTCTGGGACGAAGGTGGCAGCGGCGGAGGGTAGGGTGGCTCGCGGCGGGATCTGCCTGGCGGCGGGTGAGGAGGGAGCGATCCGATCGGAAATGGCGATGGGGAAATGGGGTGCTAAAACCCTAGAGATGGGGGGAGGGTGAGGGAGGGATCAGAGGGGACGAACCCAAGAAGAGGAAGAGCGAGCATGTATGGTGTATGTGTTCgaggggagaggggggggggggggggggggaagagagaccggggaggagagagaaggatTTTCTGTGACATGAGAACGGCGCATGTTGGCGAGAGTGTTTATGTTAAGTTGCCAGTAACTTCACGAGTTCTTGTTCAGGTGAAGCATAAGTTTAAAATTATTCTAAAATCACAGCGATAATTGATGTTTTATCCAACAACTTTTTTTAGATACAAAAAGTTCGTGTGAAAGCTATTTTCATTTTAAGAATATAGACCGAGATTAACGGTGACTATGGGCTGTACTGTACTGATGCAAAGAGAATAGAAACGCCATCGAATGGGCGCCACAGAGGATCCTATCCTTGACCGGGTACGGCGACAGAGACACATCGCGTAAGCTAAGGATGACGGTAATAATTGGGGTGTGAAGCCAGACCAGATATAGATGAGCAGGCTATTACCATCAAAAAGAGATATTTGCTAGCGCCCTTGTTCAGGCAGATtattagattttttttttctatagATTTGGAACCAAAATTCAACACGGCCGAAGGTACCCCAACTCCATTCTCACAAAACGGTCTAGGCTGAAATGACAAGGCCACCGACATGTTATCACTTCACTTGCCTACTAGGTTTGTTATTGGCTTTGGGGATTTTCCTGGGtagaagaagcagcagcagcagcccagAACCACGGCTGGCAAACGCTGAAGCGGACCCAAGCAAGGGAGGTGAAGTTCCAATGGAGTACAGCTTGAAGCTGACCATGTGCCAGGCCGCTTTCGACACCTCGTCGCTACTTCCGAGGAGGAGTAATGTTAAACAACTGCTGGCAACCAAATACTCCAGCAACAGGACAAACTGCAGCCGTGCGATACCACACGCGATACTATCAGATTACCAGTATACCACAAATAATGGGTAGCAATTTACAGACGAATTTTTTCAGTCTGAAATAGTTCGAGAACAGTAAGGGAAGAAAACTGATGGAAGAACAAAAAAGCATCCATCATTTGTCAACATTGAGTTGCTGCGCAGGCAAGGAAAGCATGGAATGATTCACTGTGGCCGCACAACACAACACTGAAGATCGATACATGCAAAAGCTGCTGCTTCCAAGCAAATGAAAGAGCATCGAGATCACAGATCAGAGATCCAGGCTAAATAATTCTTTTAACAAAAAAGACTCAGTTATACTCTACACCTAGTCTACCACTTCAGGAGTACACGAAGCAGCAACAAAAAGGCAAAGCTGCACATGGTTTCAATCTCATCCCATCAAATGCTATCCATATGAGCATAAAACTTTGTCACTTCGCTTCAGAAATTCAGCATCCCCTCTGCACTTTAGCCAGTGTAATTCATATTATATGAAGCAAAGCTCTGCAATCACTTCACTTGTCCACCTCCATGGCTTGTGCAGCTTTGGCTTTCGCCAAGGCTGAAAGCTTCGTCTTCACCTTTTTCTTGCCAACCTTAAATTGGCCACCCTTTCTTTTGTTCTCACCACCATCTATCTGAACAAATAGAGTACAGAACAACATTAACACATATGCACAATTGGGCAGTCCAGGACTCCAGATCTTAAAATAAGCAACAGTACAAATCCAAGCAAGCACAGTGAAATTCGAGGACCTGGAAGGGGGGAACTGAAGTACAAAAGATAAGCCAACACTGCATAAATTTAGAATGACTAGATAATCATATCTCATGATGGCCACACATAAATCTGAACTTCGATGATAGATTGTCACAGGGTGCTACCCAAGAATTACAGCTATGGTTTTAGAAGACAGCAGATCGGCAATGTTTCTCTGGAGCTACAAATTAGCACAAGCAACCTGGTCGCAGCATATCAGATGGCATATGAGGACCAAAGAAAACCAAGCAGCCAGAATTCATAAAAATCATATAGCTGGCACAAAGAACTCGGCAACAAGAATTTCAAATTATTAACAGGTAAACTTCAGATGGAAAAAAAGTGGAAATAATGCTGAATAGCACAAACAAGATAACACCTAGAAAGAACTTAGCAGTAAAGGTTGTTATCATCCACCTAAAAACATAACATCAGTCCCTAGTACTACTGAACTATTCATAATTCATGGCAGTAAAACCAGGCCTATCAAAATAAATAGCAGATAAATGAAACCTAGTTCATGATCAAAACCTATGTATGTAATTCCAAAGCATGCCCAGTGACCAGTGAAGATATTTCATAAAACATCAAAAGTAAATTCTCAGGTATTTTAATAAAATGCCAGCCTGTTCCTTTGGACAGGTTGAGGGATAAAAAGGCATGGTTCCTTACTGATGCATCCAGGAAGAAATCAAATGCTCAACTATGCATTCAGATTTGAGAATAAGGGAAATGGCTTGGGAAAGACTAAAATTGGTATAACCtgtaaatgtttccaagaatcTCATAAGAAAGGAATAATCCATGTATCATTTCACACACCTGCTGTTGCGTGTTTAGTTTGACCGTTTGTGAGATGCACCTATAGCTGGAGCACTGAGACCCAAATGCTCATGATCATGGTCAGTTTCAAGCAAAATCAGACAGCTAACTAGCCTCCTTGTGAGAATATTCTTCTGTACCTCTATTAATTATATATCCAGTTGTAAACAAGCTTACTGGTGAAACGCCAGGTGCAAGTTTCACAAACAGAGGCATCTGGTGATGTCAATAATCAGTAATCTACATTTACTAGCCAACAATCAGTAATCCTGGAACTTTTCAGCGAACACACCGCAGGAAGAACTTGCTTAAAGAGCGAAGTTGGAAGGCCGCATAGCAGCGGGATTGGTACCTTCATCTTGGATTTCTTGGCTTGCAGCTTCTTGGCCTGCTTCTCCTTGGCCTCTTTCTCCCCTGCACATCACCACCACAGCCGAAGCACCAAATCAGAACGACTGCTCCGCCAGAAGAGAGGAAACAAGAGAATGAGAGGCGAGATCGTACTCTTGAGGTCGAATTCGTACTGCTTCTTCCTCTTGGCGAGATTGTTCTTCTTCGACATCTTCCTTCCCTCGCCGCCAACCGCACCGCCGAGAGAGGACAGCAGCAGAGGAGGAGAAGCGACCAAACCCTAGCCAACAACTCTCGCCTGCTTCTCCTTTCGTTCCCGTGGACCGTCGGTCGTTGCTGGGTGGGCTTGGGTCCGATGTGAGACACCGGGCCGGCCCTTCTGATATCTGGGCTTACCAGAGTGCAGAAGCCGGAGGACGGAGGCCCGACTACTTCTCGGAGGCCCATCGTAGCCATGGAAGAAGGATGTGATGCTTCGATAGAGACAGACATGAGGTTCCGAGAAACGACGAGATCGACTGCTCGGGATCTGGGGACGTGGCTCCCGATTCGGGACACGTGTCTCGGCCGACATCCATGCAGGCCCCGCACGGCCAGTCATGCGGGACGCGTGGCGCGTGGCCGGTGACGACGTGGCAGCCATCATTCTCTCCACCAAGGATTAAGCAGCATAATTAAGTCTGCACCTGCCTCGTTTAGTCGCAAAAgcatttctttttccctctttcCAAAAGATGTCTCTGATTAGTGTAACGCGTAAGCTCTACTACTACTGCTCAACGCTGGGCTTCTAAAAGGcgcatcagcagcagcaggagggggTTAGCAGCTTGGTCCTCATCGGTGCTCGGTGTCAGGGGAGATAGATCCATGGAGCCTAAGGAGGCGACCAAAGGGGAAGcggtggcgccggcggccggagcCGCCGCAGTTGATGTCGGTGGCGCAGGAGCAAAGAGTAAGactccctgctcctctgctagTGCAGGTCGAAAATGACTCATGTGCGACGTGAATAGAAGACGGAACAAGGCATCTGCTTCAGCTCTGACCCTGTTAATCTGATGTTTACACTTGTTCTAGTTCTGTAGTTAGCTGTACAGGAATTGGAATTGATTCAGGCGTTGGGCCAGTCTGATAGAGCACAAGCAGCTTTTGTTTGAAAGAATTAGTAGTCCATCAGTCGCTTGAGCGATACAACAATACAAATGGGCTGGATCGTGCTAACCTGTAGCATCTCGCAATCTGCAGATGGACCTCCAGTGCCGGTCGACAATGCCGCAGCTGCCCCGGCTGACAGAGGTATTCCCAATCTCATCTGTAATAAGTCTTCTATCGCTACGGTGCAATGCGGGTAACATGCACCGAGGAATGTGCAGATGCCGTTCTTGCAAAGGTGGAGATGGGCAGGAAGCTGTCGATGGTCAGGGCTTGGGAGGAGAGCGAGAAGAGCAAAGCTGAGAACAAGTGAGTTGCCATGCTCAGATGAACTAGGCCAGTGCGCCTGTAACCTTGCTTGTTGCTCGCAATTTCCACCTAGGGCTCAGAAGAAGATGTCATCCATCATGTCCTGGGAGAACACAAAGAAGGCTGCTGTGGAAGCAAAGCTTCGAACCCGAGAGGTCTGAATATCTTCCCGCAAAATCATAAGCACTTTACCCGTGAGATGCTGCTCGCATCGCACCAGTTATGCTTACCAAGCTGTAGatggctgtgtagctggttacTCGTGGCAGCACCGCAGCAGCTCAGCTCAGCTTGGTGACACTGGAATTGATCACCGAAGACGCATTTCTAACTAGTTCTGAAACTCTGGCCAAAAGTGTCTAGTCTAGACACAGAAGCATGGAAAAAAGAAGATGCAGACAACTGTCTAGTTGTGACTGAATGGATCCATAAATATGCTCGTTTCAGGAGACGCTGGAAAAGAAGAAGGCGGAGTACGCAGAGAAGATGAGGAACCAGATTGCAGCCATCCACAAGGAGGCTGAAGAGAAGCGCGCGTCGGTGGAGGCCAAGCGACACGAGGAAATCCTCAAGTACGAGGACATGGCAGCCAAGCACCGATCCAAAGGGACCACCCCGGCAAAGAAATTCCTGGGCTGTTTCTAGCTGGTGACTGGTGAGGAAGGAACGCAAGATACCGTACAGTTCAGTCGTGTTCTTGTAGCTTCTGAAAGGGACTCAAGTGTGAGGTCCTGAATCAATTTGAGCTTCGCAGCAGCTTCTTTGCTTTGGAGGTTCACTCTTCGGTTCTGCTCGGAGTGGCATGAGCAGGACAGAACACGTACGGTGGCCAGTTCATCAGTTGCGGTTTTGGCTTGTTTTCGTGTATAACTACTGTATATGTTTTCGTCATCTTGGCTATTGTTCTGCTGTGTGTGTGTATTGTTTGCTGATAATGTGCGTGCTTGTGGCTCTGCCTGTGCAGTGAGGTGTAACTGTATGTATTGTAACCTCTGAACATCTTTTCAAAAGTGAAAGCTTGTAGCGTAACTGCTTGTGTGCAGCTTGAAGTCCCATGAATGTTGAAAAAAAGATTCAGAGCGTTGCGTGATTTGGTGCTGGTGCAGGACAGGGATAAGAACAGCACAGGAACACATGCAGACTAACTAGCAGTAACCTGACAAGGTGATGATGCAGAACAATGATCACCTCCATACAGTTAACTGGCGAACCACAGCATTCATTCACCTCCTCGTTTCTAGATCTGCTTATCTAAGTTAAACACCATGACAGGTTATAACCACAGCAAATAACACTTGAACAGAACACATTAGCAACGTACTCCTGCAGCTAATTGTACTGCAACCAGACACGGCAGGGCAAACGTGACAGAAGCAGCAGAATTGGCGGCGGTCGATCAGGTGGGGGGCAGGACGTGGTACCGGTCGTTCGCGCGGCGCGCGTAGAGGTAGGCGGCGAGCGCCATGTCGACGGCGACCACGGCTGCGAGTGTCCCGGCGAGGACCGCCACGCGCACCTTGCCCCAGAAGGCGGCGCGGCGAAGGCGACGGGCGGTGGCCGAGGGGGCGAGCTCGAAGGCGGCGGCCTCGGTGAGCGCGGCGAGGAGGCGCTTGGAGCGCGGGCTGAGGCCACTGGCGCCGTGCAGCTCGGCCAGAACGACGCTGAACTCCACCGGGAGCGGCGCCTCGCTGTCAATGATGGAGTCCGCGAGCGCTGGCACCTGTGGATCAGCGA
Coding sequences within it:
- the LOC112880581 gene encoding uncharacterized protein LOC112880581 isoform X2, producing the protein MSKKNNLAKRKKQYEFDLKREKEAKEKQAKKLQAKKSKMKIDGGENKRKGGQFKVGKKKVKTKLSALAKAKAAQAMEVDK
- the LOC112880581 gene encoding uncharacterized protein LOC112880581 isoform X1, translated to MSKKNNLAKRKKQYEFDLKREKEAKEKQAKKLQAKKSKMKVPIPLLCGLPTSLFKQVLPAMPLFVKLAPGVSPVSLFTTGYIINRGTEEYSHKEAS
- the LOC112880574 gene encoding remorin-like, which gives rise to MEPKEATKGEAVAPAAGAAAVDVGGAGAKNGPPVPVDNAAAAPADRDAVLAKVEMGRKLSMVRAWEESEKSKAENKAQKKMSSIMSWENTKKAAVEAKLRTREETLEKKKAEYAEKMRNQIAAIHKEAEEKRASVEAKRHEEILKYEDMAAKHRSKGTTPAKKFLGCF